In the Adlercreutzia equolifaciens DSM 19450 genome, one interval contains:
- the ybaK gene encoding Cys-tRNA(Pro) deacylase has protein sequence MARPPKDHKTNALRELDAAGIPHEELFFDAEPTMTGEEIARSQGEDPDAVFKTLVTQGKSGGYYVFLVPVAAELDLKKAAAAAGEKAIAMIKARELLPLTGYVHGGCSPIGMKKRFPTFVDETAQLFDTIHFSGGKVGCQIRMNPDDLARLIPFQYADLTV, from the coding sequence ATGGCGCGCCCTCCCAAGGACCACAAGACCAACGCCCTGCGCGAGCTGGACGCGGCGGGCATTCCCCACGAGGAGCTGTTCTTCGACGCCGAGCCCACGATGACCGGCGAGGAGATTGCGCGCTCGCAGGGGGAGGATCCCGACGCCGTCTTCAAGACCCTCGTCACCCAGGGCAAGTCCGGCGGCTACTACGTGTTCCTCGTGCCCGTGGCCGCCGAGCTCGACCTGAAGAAGGCGGCCGCGGCGGCCGGCGAGAAGGCCATCGCCATGATCAAGGCCCGCGAGCTTCTGCCGCTCACCGGCTACGTGCACGGCGGCTGCTCGCCCATCGGCATGAAGAAGCGCTTTCCCACCTTCGTTGACGAGACGGCCCAACTCTTCGATACGATTCACTTCTCGGGCGGCAAGGTGGGCTGCCAAATCCGCATGAACCCCGACGACCTCGCCCGCCTCATCCCCTTCCAATACGCCGACCTCACGGTGTAG
- a CDS encoding circularly permuted type 2 ATP-grasp protein, whose protein sequence is MPSNADYTREYFQIIDELDGDIESRRAAFNYMQDSTAIVHHQVVASSFVPRLFNRKTYEVMKRTAETSHRILCKVIERYRADEEYRKLFDFDERLVELILLPRDYDSVLPFARVDTFLNEDDYRIHFCEFNGDGSAGMNENREITNSIVGSDTFRTFAENHAVQGCDLFMPWVRAFMDIYGTYRFKVENPRVAICDYLENGVVDEFHIFAEKFREAGVECVVADVRELSFDGEVLTTPDGLPVNAIWRRSVTNDVLEFWDDSQDLINAVRARKVALIGAFSGHIVHDKQLFEVLFAPETQAFLTEEEIAFVEETVPMTAFLNDDQVNIDQIRANREEWIIKPTDHYGADNVYAGCEVSQEEWERVIDEFANERAGYPFIVQRYIRPFKTDTLPPDRGINEAPDGAVESEPVPYNNLNGLYLYNGHFQGVFSRLGPHPTISKTNDGMTAATIWVDCDVPDGLEL, encoded by the coding sequence ATGCCAAGCAATGCCGATTACACCCGCGAGTACTTCCAGATCATCGACGAGCTGGACGGCGACATCGAGAGCCGTCGCGCCGCGTTCAACTACATGCAGGACTCCACTGCCATCGTGCACCACCAGGTGGTGGCCTCCTCCTTCGTGCCGCGCCTGTTCAACCGCAAAACCTACGAGGTCATGAAGCGCACGGCCGAGACGAGCCACCGCATCCTCTGCAAGGTCATCGAGCGCTACCGGGCTGACGAGGAGTACCGCAAGCTGTTCGATTTCGACGAGCGTCTCGTGGAGCTCATACTGCTGCCCCGCGACTACGACTCGGTGCTGCCCTTCGCCCGCGTGGACACGTTCTTGAACGAGGACGACTACCGCATCCACTTCTGCGAGTTCAACGGCGACGGCAGCGCGGGCATGAACGAGAACCGCGAGATCACGAACTCCATCGTGGGCTCCGACACCTTCCGCACCTTCGCCGAGAACCACGCCGTCCAGGGCTGCGACTTGTTCATGCCCTGGGTGCGCGCCTTCATGGACATCTACGGCACCTACCGCTTCAAGGTGGAGAACCCCCGCGTGGCCATCTGCGATTACCTGGAGAACGGCGTGGTGGACGAGTTCCACATCTTCGCCGAGAAGTTCCGCGAGGCCGGCGTGGAATGCGTCGTGGCCGACGTGCGCGAGCTGTCCTTCGACGGCGAGGTGCTGACGACACCCGACGGGCTGCCCGTGAACGCCATCTGGCGGCGCTCGGTCACCAACGACGTGCTGGAGTTCTGGGACGACTCGCAGGACCTCATCAACGCCGTGCGGGCGCGGAAGGTGGCGCTCATCGGGGCGTTCTCCGGGCACATCGTCCACGACAAGCAGCTGTTCGAGGTGCTCTTTGCGCCGGAGACCCAGGCCTTCCTCACCGAAGAGGAGATCGCGTTTGTGGAGGAGACCGTGCCCATGACGGCCTTCCTCAACGACGATCAGGTGAACATCGACCAGATCCGCGCCAACCGCGAGGAGTGGATCATCAAGCCCACCGACCACTACGGCGCCGACAACGTGTACGCCGGCTGCGAGGTGAGTCAGGAGGAGTGGGAGCGCGTCATCGACGAGTTCGCCAACGAGCGCGCCGGCTACCCCTTCATTGTGCAGCGCTACATCCGCCCCTTCAAGACCGACACGCTGCCGCCGGACCGCGGCATCAACGAGGCGCCCGACGGCGCCGTAGAAAGCGAGCCGGTACCTTACAACAATCTGAACGGGCTGTACCTGTACAACGGCCACTTCCAAGGCGTCTTCAGCCGGCTGGGGCCGCATCCGACGATTTCGAAGACCAACGACGGCATGACCGCGGCCACTATCTGGGTCGATTGCGACGTGCCCGATGGGCTGGAGCTGTAA
- a CDS encoding DUF1461 domain-containing protein, translating to MGSDSILAGIGATVLAVTLLVCGFAACCLPVTTASLAGAVSTGADSPYTHEQLVSLAQETRAFTVDAHSSMEEARQSLAADVVAAAREASAEGAPKYSQWTQQAKQVLGDAEGEGGAMAADGGAAAGSDGTALETMDALAKVSDRYALDADAVSHLEDCNGLITGLSSYLGMIGVAALIIALVLGFRKQFAALAFMLRMGPALLLAVLVVLGLWGVIDFNGLFAAFHSLFFVDGTWTFNYDSLLISMYPIDFWMGMGAVWVGSAIGVGLLCFAAGCLFAWKAQVQHRELEEAAAADAARSKKRKKGRR from the coding sequence ATGGGATCCGATAGCATTCTCGCCGGCATCGGCGCCACGGTGCTCGCCGTCACCCTGCTCGTGTGCGGGTTCGCCGCCTGCTGCTTGCCGGTGACCACCGCCTCGCTTGCCGGCGCCGTGAGCACGGGGGCGGATTCGCCCTACACCCACGAGCAGCTGGTATCGCTGGCGCAGGAGACCCGCGCGTTCACCGTGGACGCCCACTCGAGCATGGAAGAGGCCCGCCAGTCTTTGGCCGCCGACGTGGTGGCGGCGGCGCGGGAGGCCTCGGCCGAGGGAGCTCCCAAGTACTCCCAGTGGACGCAGCAGGCAAAGCAGGTTCTTGGCGATGCGGAAGGGGAGGGCGGCGCGATGGCCGCGGACGGTGGCGCGGCCGCTGGTTCCGATGGCACGGCGCTTGAAACCATGGACGCGCTGGCGAAGGTGTCCGACCGCTACGCCCTGGACGCCGATGCGGTGAGCCACTTGGAGGACTGCAACGGGCTCATTACGGGCTTGAGTTCCTATCTGGGCATGATCGGCGTGGCGGCGCTCATCATCGCGCTGGTGCTCGGTTTTCGCAAGCAGTTCGCAGCTTTGGCCTTCATGCTGCGCATGGGGCCGGCGCTGCTTCTGGCGGTGCTCGTCGTACTAGGGCTGTGGGGCGTTATCGACTTCAACGGCCTGTTCGCCGCCTTCCACTCGCTGTTCTTCGTGGACGGCACCTGGACGTTCAATTACGACTCGCTGCTCATCTCCATGTACCCGATCGACTTCTGGATGGGCATGGGGGCGGTCTGGGTCGGCTCGGCCATCGGCGTCGGGCTGCTCTGCTTCGCCGCCGGCTGCCTGTTCGCGTGGAAGGCCCAGGTGCAGCACCGCGAGCTGGAAGAGGCCGCCGCGGCCGACGCCGCCCGCTCCAAGAAGCGCAAGAAGGGCCGTCGCTGA
- a CDS encoding TetR/AcrR family transcriptional regulator: MSRDFDVPCTDRRVRRTRYAIHSAFRALVARDGFRNITVSALAREANIDRKTFYLHYRGLDDLMAEEIRQIADQVAAALMPVSKGSAMAVNLRETLERVADLFLADREFFRSVFAEAPLDRVVEALVPAIRSRVIAQGVLPAFRDTAALDNLIRFYVGGVGAVFFHWFLGEDGGRDIDGMVDDVRRLVGEERFFSLE; the protein is encoded by the coding sequence ATGAGCCGTGATTTCGATGTCCCATGCACCGATCGCCGGGTACGGCGCACCCGGTACGCCATTCACAGCGCCTTCCGCGCGCTTGTGGCACGGGACGGCTTTCGCAACATCACGGTGAGCGCGCTGGCCCGCGAGGCGAACATCGATCGCAAGACGTTCTACCTGCATTACCGCGGCCTGGACGACTTGATGGCCGAGGAGATCCGGCAGATCGCCGACCAGGTGGCGGCAGCGCTGATGCCGGTTTCCAAAGGGTCGGCCATGGCCGTGAATCTCCGCGAGACGCTCGAGCGGGTGGCCGACTTGTTTCTGGCGGATCGGGAATTCTTTCGAAGCGTTTTCGCCGAGGCGCCGCTCGATCGGGTCGTCGAGGCGCTCGTGCCGGCGATCCGATCCCGTGTGATAGCGCAGGGCGTTCTTCCCGCGTTCCGCGATACCGCGGCGCTCGACAACCTCATTCGCTTCTACGTGGGCGGCGTGGGGGCGGTGTTCTTCCATTGGTTTTTGGGGGAGGACGGTGGTCGCGATATCGATGGAATGGTGGACGACGTGCGTCGTCTGGTGGGCGAGGAGCGCTTCTTCTCCTTGGAATAG
- a CDS encoding radical SAM protein, with product MRPTERAKQALAYKLVDYLCDDPENNMATIMGKIDVLAPASLFAEQRAAFSDAIKNKTNMYQLIMRVMDLNPEVRADLLKTFIVDANFLAWGKQEKMRERHQCNIPWAILLDPTSACNLHCTGCWAAEYGHALNLAYDEIDSIIRQGKELGVHVYIYTGGEPLVRKRDLIRLCEAHPDCAFLCFTNSTLIDEEFCQEMIRVKNFVPAISAEGDEAATDGRRGAGTYAKVDAAMDLLASHGLPFGVSICYTHDNAHSVASDAYFDWLIDKGALFAWIFTYMPVGKGAPTELMPTPDDRKLLYHFNRRVRAEKPILTLDFQHDGEFVGGCIAGGRRYLHINAAGDVEPCVFIHYSNANIREQPLLECLKSPLFMAYYEGQPFNDNLLRPCPMLENPDCLEEMVERSGAHGTDLVETESAHELAEKCRPAARAWAPEAERLWTDGADERAPYRARQFCGMADTDKAKFARLGRTMHGAFNPDRPVDEMALEPALADELRCALDEGALLSQADAAAAEQAVDGAAERAEKAADEVTA from the coding sequence ATGAGGCCAACAGAGAGAGCAAAGCAAGCGCTGGCCTACAAGCTCGTCGATTATCTGTGCGACGACCCTGAGAACAACATGGCGACCATCATGGGCAAAATCGACGTCCTCGCTCCGGCCAGCCTGTTCGCCGAGCAGCGCGCCGCCTTCTCGGACGCCATCAAGAACAAGACGAACATGTACCAGCTCATCATGCGCGTCATGGACTTGAACCCCGAGGTGCGGGCCGATCTGCTGAAGACCTTCATCGTGGACGCGAACTTCCTCGCCTGGGGCAAGCAGGAGAAGATGCGCGAGCGCCATCAGTGCAACATCCCCTGGGCCATCCTGCTGGATCCGACGAGCGCCTGCAACCTCCACTGCACCGGTTGCTGGGCCGCCGAGTACGGACACGCGTTGAACCTCGCCTATGACGAGATCGACTCCATCATCCGCCAGGGCAAAGAACTCGGCGTGCATGTGTACATCTACACCGGCGGCGAGCCCCTCGTGCGCAAGCGCGACCTCATTCGGCTGTGCGAGGCCCATCCGGACTGCGCGTTTCTGTGCTTCACGAACTCCACGCTCATCGACGAGGAGTTCTGCCAGGAGATGATCCGCGTGAAGAACTTCGTGCCGGCCATCTCCGCCGAGGGCGACGAGGCGGCCACCGACGGACGGCGCGGCGCGGGCACCTACGCCAAGGTGGACGCGGCCATGGATCTTCTCGCGAGCCACGGGCTGCCCTTCGGCGTGTCCATCTGCTACACCCACGACAACGCGCACTCCGTGGCCTCCGACGCGTACTTCGACTGGCTCATCGACAAAGGGGCGCTCTTCGCCTGGATCTTCACCTACATGCCCGTAGGCAAGGGCGCGCCGACCGAGCTCATGCCCACGCCGGACGACCGCAAACTGCTCTACCATTTCAACCGTCGCGTGCGGGCGGAGAAGCCCATCCTGACGCTCGACTTCCAGCACGACGGCGAGTTCGTCGGCGGCTGCATCGCCGGAGGACGCCGCTATCTGCACATCAACGCGGCAGGCGATGTGGAGCCCTGCGTGTTCATCCACTACTCCAACGCCAACATCCGCGAGCAACCGCTGCTGGAATGCCTGAAGAGCCCGCTGTTCATGGCCTACTACGAGGGCCAGCCCTTCAACGACAACTTGCTGCGGCCCTGTCCGATGCTCGAGAATCCCGACTGCTTGGAAGAGATGGTCGAGAGGAGCGGCGCCCACGGCACCGACCTCGTGGAAACGGAAAGCGCCCACGAGCTGGCCGAGAAATGCCGTCCGGCGGCCCGGGCGTGGGCGCCCGAGGCCGAGCGTCTGTGGACGGACGGCGCCGACGAGCGCGCGCCCTACCGAGCACGCCAGTTCTGCGGCATGGCCGACACCGACAAGGCGAAGTTCGCGCGGCTCGGCCGCACCATGCACGGGGCCTTCAATCCGGACCGCCCCGTGGACGAGATGGCACTGGAGCCGGCGCTGGCCGATGAGCTGAGATGCGCCCTAGACGAGGGAGCCCTGCTCTCCCAGGCCGACGCCGCCGCGGCGGAGCAGGCCGTGGATGGCGCCGCCGAGAGGGCCGAGAAGGCCGCCGATGAAGTTACCGCGTAG